Part of the Phocoena phocoena chromosome 8, mPhoPho1.1, whole genome shotgun sequence genome, tcccctgcatcggcaggtggactctcaaccactgtgccaccagggaagcccacagctttcatttttgaagaatgaAACATTcagagtgtctggcatatagtaagcacttcATAAATGTTAGCCACTCTTACTGCTATTTCAATATGCTAAAGTTCTCTGCGTCCATCCATCTGATTCTGAGACTTAAGTCACTTCCTATTTCTGGACTAGAGTTGTCACTTCTGTCAAACGGGTATCAGGTACCTGAGGGCAGAAGGTTAGATCATGAGACTGTACTTTAGGGCAGGATGGGAAGCCTTGGGATGAAGAGTCGCTGATCATCCAGGCCACCGTGGGTCTAAGTGGAAATGACAACGGCTgtgggagggagcagggcagggaggctCCACAACTGGGCCTCCTCCCTCTAGCACATCCGTTCATGGAAAGTGACCATGAGTTATCCCTCATTCCCTGGGCTCCTGGGTTCTTACAGCTGATGCATAGAGctgcctttctctcccttccgGCCATACCCCGACTCCTCCTGTTTCCCTTGACCACCCTGCAGGCTGAGTCTCTGCTACAGAGCTTCAATGACCAGGCAAAGACCACCCACtgtacagatgggaaaaccgagGCCCAAGATGACTCTGTCCAGATCTCAGGGCAAGTCAGAGGCTAAGCCAGGTCTGGAACCAGGCTTCCTGCTCCCAACAGAGAGGCAGCACCACACAGAGTGCAAATACAGATTTTGGGGTGGGAGAGACCTGACTTTGAGGGACTTCCTGCAGCCCAGGGGTGGGTCAGGGACCCCCTCTGTCCCCGGGGCCTTTCCTGCCGGCCCCCTGGCTGGGCTCACACTGGCTTCTGCGTCATCAGCAAAGCGTGACAGACGCTTCCCTTCTTATCCTGGAGCCCACACCACACCATCTCCACCCACAGGCCAGGGAGTGCGACTGGAGCCCTGGGCCCAAAACAAGGGAACACTGTCTCCTCCGTGAAGGCCAGAAGGAGGGCTGGACAGCTGCTCCCCATCCTCCTGGAGccagaaagaaagggacagaCAGCAGGAGGGATTCAggctagcagaaggaagaactTCCAGGCTTTATGAGTGGGTGGGGAATTAGGGGATGGTGAATCTCTTCTGAGCTGACTGAAGTCTACCAGGTTATACTGAGGCCCAGAATGCCCAGCCCTGTGCTCAGAAATCAGTaggtggcagggaggaggggccaaGGCTGCTCCCTGAGAAGCAGCTGAGGCAGTGGaccctgtttttttccctctcctgcccccagggAGGGCATGATCACACCACCCACTCACAGTACACAAGCCTGCCAGGCAGAGAccattaaccccattttacagaaggggaaggTGAGGCATAAAGCAGGGATGTGACTGATCCTAGGCCACACAAGGATCTggagccagggctcaaaccctgtTCTTCCAATGACAGACTCACCAGTTCTCTCCCCTAAGGGGTAAGAGGGGATAGTGAGCTGGGCCTGGACAGATAGGAGGACTGGAGTGAGCAAAGGCTTGGAGGCTGGAGAGAGCCTCCACTGAGGGCAGGGAGAAACCTGTGTTATGGGCAGGTATGTCCCACCTCACAACCCCTAGGGGCCGCTGGGGTGGCAGGGCTGAGATCCCTGTCCCACATGATCCCTGAGGATCACGTGGGACACGGAGACAATGTGATGAGAGTAGACCAGGAGCCAATTCTGCAAAAactcccacctcctctctgggtctcaaCGCCTCTTCTTAGGAACAGTCCCCCTCCCCCCCGTCTCCCTGAGTCCCTTGGTTCACCCCTGCTCACTCTCAGAGGAGAtaattataagggaaaagaacctggGGATGGGGTCCCTGGCAGGAGCTGCCCTTGTtgtcaccctcccccacccccacattcCAAAGACAACTGGCACTGGAGTTAGGGGCACCTGAGTCGCCCTACCAGGCTCTCAGAAAGAAGGACAGGTCCAAaatgtcccctctccccactccctgcctaCTGACTCTGCAGCCTCTGTGAGAGACACCAGAGCCAGGACCGGGGAACTAGAGAcagcagaaagaaacaaagagagagagagtttagAGGGGCCGTGAGGGCACTGAGAACCGGCAGTAACCAAAGTAGTCCAGGGTTTAGGGTTTCCAGGCACCTCACTCTGGCAGGGAACACAGTGGGAGCACAGGCCACGGCTGAAATAACCCCAGGCCATCTCCACTCTAAGCCCCAAATCCAGAGCCTCGAATCTAGCTTCCAGCTGGGATGCCACGGCACCACACTGCCGAGAACCCATCTGAACCCACAGCCCAAACTCCAGGGACAGCTGAAGCCAGAAGGAAGAAGTGGAGGCCGAGAGCCTCTCCCCAAGAGCGAGTCCCCTGGGGCCTGGGGTCTGacaggggaaggaggaagcaTCTCAGAGTCaccaggaagggggtggggtggggagaagatgcAAGCCGGCAGGATGGGGGACCAGCGCCCCCATCCTGACCCAGAGAGGCAGCCCTGCCTGTGGGGGCCAGAACCACTCCCAACCTCTCTCAAGGCCCCTCTCTGCTGAACTTCAGCAGCTCCTCCCTGACCCTGCCCTCCCTCAGAGgtacccattctaactggaggAGGCTTTAGCAGATTTCAGGCCCAAAGAGTGTACCAATTCCAACCCATGGACTCCCCACAAATCTGTACAGCACAGCTGGAAGGAGATATAGGCACCACCTTGTCCACAACCCCtctgattttacagatggggagattGAGTCACATAGAATAGCCAGGGCTTCCAATGTACGTTATGGAGCCCTCTCCACTACTGCATAAAGCAATGCCTTGTACCTCTCCAATTCTCCCAGGCCCAGGTTCAGACCCAGATTTTGATCTGACATGGGAAAGCCACATGAGTAATGGCAAACCCGTGTCAACTGTGGGCCCCTGAGCCAAACATCCTACAAGGGGTTTGGCCAATAAGGCAGCAAGGTTTTTGAGAAAGTTCCATCACCCTCACATCTCCTTATGTATTGATAACAAAGAACCAGATAGGAATCTTTAAAACCAGTCCCTGAAAAACATCTAAAGGACCTGATTAGAACCCTTTGTAATTATCACCCAGAATACCTTAGAGCAGATAAGAACCTCTGACATTAGTACCAGCAGAAGCCTGAAGCCTCTGGGGCCTGAGAAGACAGGAGCCTTGTGTCAGTAACACTCTTAAAACTGCCTGGGCACTTCCAGAACCAGAGAATCTCCCTCAGACCTGGGCACCTGCCCAGTGAGCACACTCAAGAGACTCCTGCATAAGTCACTGTCCCTGGCCCTCCTTCGTCCCCACCCCAAAGGCCCCCCACAAAGACTCACCACTTGTGGCTTGCTGCAGCACTTGCTGGCTGGAGCAGGCTCATCTGGAGCCCGGACTGTCTCAGGGGGCTTGGCCTCGGCAGAGGGCGGTGCAGTCGGAGTCAAGCAGGGCATATCCACTGGCACTGGGGCAGGGACCTCACTGGAGTGGAGGGTCAGCACGTACTGCTTAGTGACGTCCTCAAGAGATGGTGCCTGCAACGTGGGGTGGGCTTGGGCAGGGAAGCCCATGGGCTCTGGTACAGCCACAGGGGGGCCAACGGAAGTCGGTGGCTCAGGCACCATGATAGGCGTGAAGGTGGAGGGCACACTGGCATGACGAACGTGTTTGGAGGAGGGTTGGGCCCGGGACGGGCTGCCAGCCTGGTCCTGAATGCCCTCCTCTCTCGGTAGCTCCTGATGACTGCTCCGAGCTGGGCGCTTCTTGGAACCACGGCGGATGAGCCGTGGGGACAGAACATCAGCCAGTTTTGGGTCAAGGTGGAAGTCACGGTGGACAGTGGAGGAAGCAGGCAGGGCCTCAGGTAGGGCCCTCTCAGACTGTGCCCGGCCCCTGGCAGGACTGGGCTCTTCCAGTTCTGCCCGCCGCTCTGTGAGGATGGGCTCACTGCTGGACGGAGGCAGCATGGGCTCGACCTCTCTGATGGGCTCCCCTCCAGGGCCCTCGAATCCAGGCCCAGCCAGCTCCCCACGGCGGCTGGGGTCACTCAGAGATTTCTTCTTGGGGGCTTTGCCAGCAACCCTGTCATCAACCACACACCCTAAGGCACCAGGGCCCTGAACAATGCTCTGAATAACCTCTTGGTATCCCTTGCTCTCTTCACTGCCCACAGACCAGTCACTGTGGCCGCTGGTCAAGCCCTCGTCCACAGCTGGGGCTGCCGGAAGCCCTGTCTTGGGGCTCAGCGAGCCCAGGAGGTTGCTATCCACGGAGAACCCAGAGGGCTCCTCAGAGGTGGCAGCCCGGTGGCGCTGTGGAATTGGGTCACTCAGAGATCGGTAGGCCTCACCCGCCTCCCCATTGCTCAGTTCAGTCCCACCAGGGCCTGAAGGCGGGGCTTTGCGTCTCCTGCGGAGGGCACCTGGTGTGGGAGGGGTATCAGAGGACACCAGGGCCCACCCTCCCAGACTGTCTTCAGCCCCAGGACCATGGTGGTTGGTCTGGGCTGAGGATGAGGAAAGGGGTCGCCACACCCCTGCGGTATCCAGGCTGCAAAATGCTGAAACAGGAGGCTCAGGGTCTGCCCCAATGCCCTCATCTGTCAGGCTAGACTCAGGGCCGGAGAGCTCTTCCTGGGACCGCTGCCCTCGGATCACGTCTCCTGCCCAGTCAGGACTTCCAGGGAGGACATCACTTCCATCATCCTCCTGGGCACCCATGCGCTGGATCTTCTCAAAAACCTGACGGGCCTCTTGAACATACTGATCCTGGACGACGAGGGGCAGTGGATCCTCCTCGGCACCTGGGCCTGCCAGCAGGAGTTCAGATGAGCTGGGCTTCAGGGCACTGGTGCGGAGTAGGCGGCGGGCCATGGGCTTCTCAGAGCAGGTAAATGACTTTGCCCTTCGAAGGGTGGCCGTCAAGTCCTTCAGTGTGGGGCGGGTGCCAGATgatgctggggctggggagggcatGGGCTCAAGTTGCCCCACAGAGCCACCTGCTGATGGCGAATCTCTGCCATCTAAAGGGCCGCTCCCAAGGTCCTCATGTCGCCCACCAGGCTTTCGGACCCTCAGCTCTGAAAGGTCTGAACGCAGGAAACTGAGTAGTGTCAGGGTCTCTGAGGCAATATCTGGATTCGACAAGGACTTCCGTTGCCGGCTCTTGTCCAGCTCCAATCCTCCATCCCTCAACGCTCTCGTGGTGCCCACAGGTCCCTTGGTGCGGGTTCGAGCCTGGGGCCTTAGAAGCCCTTCCCCAGCTCCAAAGCTAGGGGAGCGATACACGCCCCAGCTCCCAGAGCTCCGGCTAGCCCACAGGTCCTCTTCTTTGAGAGTCTCTGTGCTGGAATAACGGCTGCTACCACGGGAGCCCGCTGGGCTGGCCAGGTACGTGGGAAAGCTCACCTTGGCCACGCGGAAAGTTCCCCCCACGGTGTCTGACAAGGGCCGAAGTCCTTCTTGGGGACCTGGTCCACAAGGAGGAGAGCCAGTACCCCACTCCTGGGGTCCTTCCTCCCTAGGGGCTCTTGGAGATGTTGGGGGATCGGGGCTCCTGGCTCCCCTTGCCAAGTCCATGCTGCCCAGATTTAACCCATAACTGTCCGGCCTACAGTCCTTATCCAAGAGGGAGCTTCTAGGCCTGGGCCCCGGCCTCCCTCCCCAGCAGTGGCCGCCCTCACCGTCTTGGTCCTCGTCACTACCTGAGGAGTGGCCGCCGTGGTAGGCCGGACTCTGCGCCccgggctgcggcggcggcgggccctcctcttcctcctcgcTGGAGCTGGCAGTCCGACTGCTGCTGACAGGATAGGAGGAAAcgatggaggaggaggaggagcgggAGGCCCGGGCCCAGGCCTGCGGTTGGGAGAAGCTATGCCAAGAATGTAAACCATCCGCCGGACGCTGCGCTCGctcctgttgctgctgctgctgctgctgctgccgccgcctcctcccctcggtcacTGGGCCCGGCAGCGGCCGCGCCGAACGCAGGCCCGCCAGGGGGAAGCACGTCCGAGGAGGTGGCGTCGGTGGCTGCCGGGGTTCCCGGGTCGTGGGCTCCCACGCGGCACCGTCGGGGCTGGGCGTCCCCGAAGCCTCAGAGTCGGCACTCGGCCGCCTGGATCCAGGGCCACCAAAGAGCTTGCGCATCTCGGTGACGCTGGGCCAGGGCCCGCGCGCGGCTCCCTCCGCCGCTTCTTCCGCGGCCCCGGGGGAAACGCCCCCGTCTCGGGCCCCAGTGGCGTTGTCGTCCAGATGCTGCGCGTCGAAGCGCCTGGAGAGCTGGCGCACCGACGGCGAGAGGCTACGGAGCGGGCGCGGCTGCGCGGGGGCGGCCGGGGGCCCAGACGCCAGCTTGGACACGCGCCGGGAGGGCTGGCCCGCGACGTCCGAGACCGGCCGGCACGAGGCGCGGCGCCGCAGCCCGGAGGCGTCCGTTGCCTCCTCCCTCGGCCCTGGCCCGCCGCTCCAGCGCTCCAGCAGCTTGAACGAGACGCTGCGATAAAGCTGGGGCCGGGGCGCCCCGTCCGCCATAGTGGCGGCACTCACTCTGGGGGGGCTGGCCTCGGGGAGCCGCGGCCAACCCCCCCTACGCCCCCGCCCCAAAGGAGCGCAGCGGCCGGCGTCCGAAGGCCTGGGTCCCGCAGCCGCAGTGCGAGGCGGTTAGCGGGGAAAGGGTGCAGGGACCGGAGCACAGGTTTATCTGCTGCGGCTCAAGTTTCTGCGCCCGCGGGCCGCATCGGCTCCATCCCGCGCGACCCCGCCCGCCTCAGAGTCGACTCCCGGGCCTAGCCCCCGCCTCGCCCGGTGCGACCCGGAGCATCGCGGCCCGACCCGATACTGGCTGGATCCCAGCGCTCCGTTCCTCGGCTCTGTGCCCGCCCGCCAGCCGGCCTGCCTGCCTCCCCTCGCGCTGCCGCTCCGGCTCCCGCTTCCTCCCTCTAGGCTGCCTGCTCCTCGCTCCCTTTTGTTGCAAATAAACTTTGTGGCgaaggaaagggggtggggggcggggcctcgCGCCCAAAAGAGGGGGTGGGCTCCCGGCGCGCTCTAGTCTGGGAATCgggagtgagggggaggggaaggaatcgGGGAGGAGCGGAAGGACAAATAAGACTGCTTGAGCACAGGCTGACTGAAGCGACCCTCCAGATGAGCCCCTCGGGAGCTCAGCGGGCAGAGCTGacccccatccccccagcacTCGCTGCAACACGCAAACTCTGAGTGTGGTCCACTCCACAGGCGTACAGTCGGGGTGGCGCACCCTCTGCATTCGGGCGGAAACGCCTCCTGCCCAAGGGACCCCAACATGGCAACCTCGGACCCACAAACTCTCGTACACAACACCGACACTCAGGTGAAAGCAGAAACACTCTCCCAGCCGAGAGACTCGCCTCCAGGGGGAGCGGTGCGCGCCGCAGACCAACCCAGGCGCTTGCAGCTCTCTGTCCCGCCCCTTCACCCCGCCCAGGCCACGCCTCTTATCAGGTCCTTCGCTGCGAATCCCGCTGTAACTGCGACCGGGTCCAGCCCCTGGCGCCCCCAAAcgccccgcccctcccacctctgaggccaGTCCTGCTCTGActgtcccccaccctccccaagcCGCTCCAGGGGCCCCCACCCTTTGTGACCACGCCCCCACGTTTCCAGCCGCGCGCCTTGTACCCCGCCCCCTCCTTCTCCAGCTCTCTGGGGTACGCGGCTCTAGCGCCGTCTACCGGCCGGATTCGCCCACCCCCGTGGAGCCTTGGACGACTAAAGCTGCAcccgccacaaaaaaaaaaaaaaaaaaaaaaaaccccggaGAGTTGGGAAGACTTCACTTCCTTTACTTCCTTCTAGTCGTTAACTAGTCCCTTCAGGAGCCGTTTCAAACCTATTCCCTTCGCAAAGTGCACTGCCCTTCCTTCGACTTCACACACAAAAGGCGCTTTGACGGGAACGCCCTCGATTTACCACTGCGGAACCTACACTCCTACCTGACTCCCATCCGCCCTCCTGTCAGGCAAGGTGTGGGTGGCTTCTACTGCTTCACACCACCCTTGGAGGTAGATCTTATTGCCCCTTCTCTGTGGGTCATGAAGAAGAACTTTGACCAGTGTCAAAGTCAGGAAATGGCAGCTCCTGGTATGATTCAAATTCAGATTTCAGGAGCTTCAAACACCGTGCTTCTCCAGACAGCCTGTGCTGGTTCCATATCCCTGATGAGCCCCCAGCAGTAtcctcctcctccctgggcctgggaTCAGCCTCCCCAGGAACAGCGGACACTCATGTTACCCTTAGCCCAAGAGGACTGTGGCTGAGCCCCATTAGCTAGGAGGCCCTGGAAGCAGGAGGCCCCGATCCAGATGAACAGGCAGGGCTGGGCGTAGGGCAGGGAGGTAGACACTCAGGCATTGCCTGACTACCGCATGAGACACGGAGGACTCAGCGAGAACCCCAGGGCCCTGCTTGCTGCTTCCCTTGGGTTGTGGGAAGTAACTGTAGGGAGAAAGCTCTTCCTCTTTGAGTTGAGACCAGCCTCCAATAAGTCCCTCAACTCAACCTTACCTCCTCTCTGTCTCAAAGGGGCCAGCGTATCGCTCACTCTTCAATGGGAAATTGATAGCAAGGAAGAAAGCTCTGTCTGGCCTATTGTCTCTCTGCCctttccttgctgtgtgaccttgggtaaatacctGCACTTCCCTCGGCCTCAGCTGCCTCATCTGAAAAGTATGGAGTGGGTTTAAGTTTCCCCAAGGGTGCCTCTCTCTGACTCTATTTGAAATCAGACTCTTGTCTCTTCTAGGTTGTTTTGGTATGGTGGGGGGGACCCTCATCCTGGAAGTCACTGCTCCCCTCCGATAATAATGATGGCCCTTGCCATCTGAAATTGGTAATTTTCCAAGCTCTGTCACACCTGGTCATTTTCTGTCTTCAGGTCACTTCTGGGATAGAGGATAGAGGTTTTTATTCCCAAatcacagatggggaagctggTGGAGAGGAGCAGAGACTCAGGTCACAGGCTCCCAAGCGCCCTGCAGCTTGGCCTTGAGGTGGGCTCCTTGGGGCCTTTGGACCAGGAATCCccttggtggggagggagggtgttTAAGGAGCTACGCTGGGCCTCCACCCAATGGGAAGCTCACCCAATCAGAGATCGGCTTGGCTGCTCCCCGCACCAGCCCCTTCTGATTCAGGATGAGACAAAGTCATCttccaggcacagagagggcCTGGGTGTTTTTAACCCTCAGAATATTCATCTAGAAGGGGTCTGGAAGCACTGGGTGCCAGGGCGGACAGCAACACTAAGGCGGGCCCAATGCAGGCACCCTCACAGATGTGACAGGTGGTCCTCAGCATGTTGCTCTTTCCCTTTGGGCCTCAGGCTCCTCACCTGTGAAAGGGGAATGAAAACAATAACCCATCTACCCAGTGAGTTGTGGTGACCCAGCAATATCAGGGCTGTAGAATCCCTTGGGGAAATGAAGATAGGAAGATTGTGATGGTCACAGTCAAGGCCAATGATGGACCTCAGGCACTTACGAGGGAGAAAGATGAGGAGTGAGGGGACTCCAAGAAGCAATGAGCTCTGGACAGGAGCTGTCTTAGGGGGAGTCTGGCTCCTAACTCCGTTCCAAAGTCAAATAGAATTGACCCGAGATGGTCCCCTTTCCTGTATAATTAGGCCTCAAGTGCACAGAATTGGATGATTTGTAACCTTTTGTTCATGACACATTCTTACCAGTTATTTAATTGATTCCCATCAAAGAACAAAACAACTAGGGCCTTTACAATGTTCTATATCTCATTATATAGTTCTCCCACCACTCATTCTCCTGCTGCTATCCCGCCACCCACGGTTACCATCACCTCCTGTGTTCAGCATtcccttgctttcctttttatatagttttagtGCATCTGTGTATTCCTTcaaagtatatattttcattctagttatttaaaactttataaaaagggCATCTTGCTGTGTATACTTTTTTGGGATTTCTTTGTACTTCATATACTGCTAAGATTTATCCACTTTGCGTGTCGGTATAGTACATTCTGGCTGTGTGTTAACATTCCAATGTGTGAACATAGCACAGTGCATTCACCCACTCTCTCACGGACGGGCATTTGGGCGGTTCCAGCTGTTCGTGCCTGTGAACAGTGCAGCTCAGTGTTGTGCGTGACTTCACGTGCACATGCGCAGAAGTGCTGGAGCAACAGCTATGCTGTTGTTCAACGTTGGAGAGGCATTGTCAAGCTGGGGTCGAATACCTCTTCTATGTTTTTTGATgatgtgtttccttttct contains:
- the ARHGEF17 gene encoding rho guanine nucleotide exchange factor 17 → MADGAPRPQLYRSVSFKLLERWSGGPGPREEATDASGLRRRASCRPVSDVAGQPSRRVSKLASGPPAAPAQPRPLRSLSPSVRQLSRRFDAQHLDDNATGARDGGVSPGAAEEAAEGAARGPWPSVTEMRKLFGGPGSRRPSADSEASGTPSPDGAAWEPTTREPRQPPTPPPRTCFPLAGLRSARPLPGPVTEGRRRRQQQQQQQQQERAQRPADGLHSWHSFSQPQAWARASRSSSSSIVSSYPVSSSRTASSSEEEEEGPPPPQPGAQSPAYHGGHSSGSDEDQDGEGGHCWGGRPGPRPRSSLLDKDCRPDSYGLNLGSMDLARGARSPDPPTSPRAPREEGPQEWGTGSPPCGPGPQEGLRPLSDTVGGTFRVAKVSFPTYLASPAGSRGSSRYSSTETLKEEDLWASRSSGSWGVYRSPSFGAGEGLLRPQARTRTKGPVGTTRALRDGGLELDKSRQRKSLSNPDIASETLTLLSFLRSDLSELRVRKPGGRHEDLGSGPLDGRDSPSAGGSVGQLEPMPSPAPASSGTRPTLKDLTATLRRAKSFTCSEKPMARRLLRTSALKPSSSELLLAGPGAEEDPLPLVVQDQYVQEARQVFEKIQRMGAQEDDGSDVLPGSPDWAGDVIRGQRSQEELSGPESSLTDEGIGADPEPPVSAFCSLDTAGVWRPLSSSSAQTNHHGPGAEDSLGGWALVSSDTPPTPGALRRRRKAPPSGPGGTELSNGEAGEAYRSLSDPIPQRHRAATSEEPSGFSVDSNLLGSLSPKTGLPAAPAVDEGLTSGHSDWSVGSEESKGYQEVIQSIVQGPGALGCVVDDRVAGKAPKKKSLSDPSRRGELAGPGFEGPGGEPIREVEPMLPPSSSEPILTERRAELEEPSPARGRAQSERALPEALPASSTVHRDFHLDPKLADVLSPRLIRRGSKKRPARSSHQELPREEGIQDQAGSPSRAQPSSKHVRHASVPSTFTPIMVPEPPTSVGPPVAVPEPMGFPAQAHPTLQAPSLEDVTKQYVLTLHSSEVPAPVPVDMPCLTPTAPPSAEAKPPETVRAPDEPAPASKCCSKPQVDMRKHVTMTLLDTEQSYVESLRTLMQGYMQPLKQPENSLLCDPSLVDEIFDQIPELLAHHEQFLEQVRHCVQTWHAQQKVGDLLVQSFSKDVLVNIYSAYVDNFLNAKDAVRVAKEARPAFLKFLEQSMRENKEKQALSDLMIKPVQRIPRYELLVKDLLKHTPEDHPDHPLLLDAQRSIKQVAERINKGVRSAEEAERHARVLQEIEAHIEGMEDLQAPLRRFLRQEMVIEVKAVGGKKDRSLFLFTDLIVCTTLKRKSGSLRRSSMSLYTAASVIDTASKYKLLWKLPLEDADIIKGASQAANRENIQKAISRLDEDLTTLGQMSKLSESLGFPHQSLDDALRDLSAAMHRDLSEKQALCYALSFPPTKLELCTARPEGTDSFIFEFPHPDARLGFEQAFDEAKRKLASSKSCLDPEFLKAIPIMKTRSGMQFSCAAPTLSSCPEPTPEVWVCNSDGYVGQVCLLSLRAEPDVEACIAVCSARILCIGAVPGLQRRCHRERTASLRNPPETAPEPTGPELDVEAADEEAATLAEPGPQPCLHISIAGSGLVMAPGPPEGDPRPELVPFDSDSDDESSPSPSGTLQSQASRSTISSSFGNEEAPSSKEATAEATSSEEEQEPGFPPLSGSFGPASPCGTSPMDGRALRRSSRGSFTRGSLEDLLSVEPEAYQSSVWLGTEDGCVHVYQSSDSIRDRRNSLKLQHSASVTCILYLNNQVFVSLANGELVVYQREVGHFWDPQNFKSVTLGAQGSPITKMVSVGGRLWCGCQNRVLVLSPDTLQLEHTFSVGQDSSRSVACMVDSSLGVWVTLKGSAHVCLYHPDTFEQLAEVDVTPPVHRMLAGSDAIIRQHKAACLRITALLVCEELLWVGTSAGVVLTMPTSPSAVSCPRAPLSPAGLGQGHTGHVRFLAAVQLPDGFNLLCSTPPPPPDTGPEKLPSLEHRDSPRHRGPASARPKMLVISGGDGYEDFRLSSGGGSSSETVGRDDSTNHLLLWRV